The following is a genomic window from Campylobacter lari subsp. lari.
ATACGCTCACCTTGTAAAATTCGTGCATTAAAATCTTTAAAAAGTGTCTTGTTAGCAATAGACTTTGAGATATTTTTAAGTTCAAAAAGCATTTTTTTGCGGTTTTGGCTTTGGTTTTGGTTGAAATTTTTACTCGCTCTTTTTATTTCAAGTTCTAAGCGTTTTATTGCAGAAGGATTTTTTTTGGCTTCTTCGCGCATTTTAAAAATGCGTTCTTTACGCCCTTCGTTGCGTTTAAGTCTAGCTTTAACTCCTCTTCTTAGCCATTCTTCTTCGCTTTTTAATTGCTTAAGTAAGGTTTCATGACTTTTTGCTAAAGATGCTAAAATAGCTGCTTTTTTTTCTAAATACTGTGTGTATCCACCCTCAAAAATGCTTAATTTTCCTGCTTCTATTTCCACGCATTTTTGCGCTATTGTATCTATAAAATATCTATCATGAGAGATGAAAATAACACACATTTTAGAAGCTTTTAATCTTTCTTCTAAGAAACTGCTCATATATACATCTAAATGATTAGTTGGCTCATCTAAAAGCAAGATGTCAGGATTTTTTAAAAGCAAAGTACAAAGTCCTACGCGTCTTATCTCTCCTCCGCTTAAAGAGCAAAGCGCTCTGTCTTTATACTCTAATAGTTTAAACTCTTCTAGTATTCTTTGTATTTTTTGATCTAAATTCCAAGCATCTTTTGAGTCTATAAATAAACTTAACTCATCTACTTTTTTTAAATATTCTTTATTTTCTGGATTTATTGCTAGTTTTTCATTATAGTTTTCATACTCTTGCAAGGCTTGATAAATTTCTTCAAGTTCTTGTTTTATGGCTTCATTTACACTTAATGAACTTTGAAAACTTACTTGTTGGCTTAGCATGCCTATGCTAGCATTATTTTGTTTAATCACTCTACCGCTATCTAGTTTTAAAGTTCCCATAAGGGCTTTTAGAAAGCTTGATTTTCCTTCGCCATTTTTACCTATGATGGCGATTTTTTCTCCTAAATTTGCACTAAAATTTGCATTTTCTAAGATTATTTTTGTATTAAATTTCTTATTTGCATCGATTAAATCTATTAAAGCCAAATTTCTTTCCCAAATGTTTTTTTGCGATTTTACTTTAAAATATATTAATTTTGCTTAAATAAAATTACACTATGAGAGTGTTTGTTTTTTTTACTTTATTAGTTTTATTTTTTGCTTTGGCAAATTGGTATATTTATAAAAGATTTTTAAGTAAAGTTGATTTTTTAAAACCTTATAAAAAGCTTGTGTTAGCTCTTGTTTTAATAGTTTTTGCATGTGAATTAATCTTTTTTGTAAACATGCGCGGGGATTTTTTGTATGAAAAGCTTTATTATATTTTAGCGATTTTTCCTACTATTACCTGCTTTTTCTTGCTTTTTGGAGTGATTTATGAAATTGGCTCTTGGATTTTCTTTAACGAAAATAAAAAAGAGCAAATTTTTAGCCTTCAAAGAAGAAGGTTTTTAAAATTAATTTTTGATTCTTGGCTTATTATACTTAGCGTTAGTATGGTATTTAAAGGCTTTGTAAATGCTATTAGCACACCTAAGGTTAATGAGGTAGATATTAAAATTAAAAATTTAAAAGAAGATTTAAACATAGCTTTGCTTTCTGATGTGCATTTGGGGAAAAATTTAGGTGAAGATTTTTTAAAAACTTTAATCGATGAGGTTAATGCTTTAAATGCTGATATAATCATCATAGCTGGGGATTTAATCGATGCAGATATAGCTAGTATGTCTTATATTGATCTATTGGAAAATTTTAAATCAAAATATGGTACTTATTTTGTTTATGGAAATCATGAGTATTATAATGATATAAATGCGATAAGCAAAAAGCTTAAAACGCTTAAGAATTTCAAAGTTTTAGAAGATGAAAGTATTGATTTTGGAGATTTTACTTTAAGTGGGACTTTGGATTTAGCTGCTAAACGTTTGGGTTTTAAAGAAAGCAATATAGAAAAAATCAAAACTCAAATCAATCAAGAAAAAGTTAATATTTTAATCACGCATCAGCCAAAATATGTAAAAACTTATGATGTGAGTGGGTTTGATTTGATTTTATCAGGGCATACTCATGCAGGGCAAATTTTTCCTTTTTCTTTGCTTGTGTATTTAGAGCAAGGCTTTGTGCATGGGCTTTATAAATTAAGTAAAGATAGTTTGCTTTATGTAAGTAGTGGGGCTGGTTT
Proteins encoded in this region:
- a CDS encoding metallophosphoesterase, with protein sequence MRVFVFFTLLVLFFALANWYIYKRFLSKVDFLKPYKKLVLALVLIVFACELIFFVNMRGDFLYEKLYYILAIFPTITCFFLLFGVIYEIGSWIFFNENKKEQIFSLQRRRFLKLIFDSWLIILSVSMVFKGFVNAISTPKVNEVDIKIKNLKEDLNIALLSDVHLGKNLGEDFLKTLIDEVNALNADIIIIAGDLIDADIASMSYIDLLENFKSKYGTYFVYGNHEYYNDINAISKKLKTLKNFKVLEDESIDFGDFTLSGTLDLAAKRLGFKESNIEKIKTQINQEKVNILITHQPKYVKTYDVSGFDLILSGHTHAGQIFPFSLLVYLEQGFVHGLYKLSKDSLLYVSSGAGFWGPAVRFLAPSEIALIKLKGE
- the abc-f gene encoding ribosomal protection-like ABC-F family protein, which encodes MALIDLIDANKKFNTKIILENANFSANLGEKIAIIGKNGEGKSSFLKALMGTLKLDSGRVIKQNNASIGMLSQQVSFQSSLSVNEAIKQELEEIYQALQEYENYNEKLAINPENKEYLKKVDELSLFIDSKDAWNLDQKIQRILEEFKLLEYKDRALCSLSGGEIRRVGLCTLLLKNPDILLLDEPTNHLDVYMSSFLEERLKASKMCVIFISHDRYFIDTIAQKCVEIEAGKLSIFEGGYTQYLEKKAAILASLAKSHETLLKQLKSEEEWLRRGVKARLKRNEGRKERIFKMREEAKKNPSAIKRLELEIKRASKNFNQNQSQNRKKMLFELKNISKSIANKTLFKDFNARILQGERIAIVGKNGCGKSTFLKILLDQIPLDSGEIKRGEVKIGYFDQSRSLLNTDKKLLEIFCPNGGDHIQVRGKNMHVYGYLKQFLFPKEFLEQSVSVLSGGEKNRVALALLFTKEYDVLILDEPTNDLDIATINILEEYLLSFEGAILLVSHDRYFVDKIATKLYAFEDNANINIEVLSYSEYLENEKEYKDFEEFSKSLETNTTTSVKTKEKSSKKLSYKENEILNSYPDKIHKLEEEIKELKNALSNPEFYQKIGINKLYEELKEKEEILIVLEEEYFKILEKFDR